In Silene latifolia isolate original U9 population chromosome X, ASM4854445v1, whole genome shotgun sequence, the following proteins share a genomic window:
- the LOC141618808 gene encoding uncharacterized protein LOC141618808, translated as MYYNVLRPSQDTVPWASLVHGKGCLPKHSFIGVLLMHHTLPTTDQLVARGMVMVNRCSLCECQAEDLHHIFFSCGYSSRVLTGIANWLAISVGSTELQEVVQAFLSLKLSRKQQAGFMAMVYYIWKERNDRIFKGICTTPEMLCFKIRSHVKLRLFGS; from the coding sequence ATGTACTACAATGTTCTGAGACCGAGTCAGGATACTGTCCCCTGGGCTTCTCTTGTTCATGGGAAGGGCTGTCTCCCAAAGCATTCTTTTATAGGGGTCTTGCTGATGCACCACACTTTACCAACTACTGATCAGCTGGTTGCTAGGGGTATGGTGATGGTTAACAGATGTTCTCTATGTGAATGCCAAGCAGAGGATCTCCACCATATTTTCTTCTCTTGTGGCTATTCATCTAGGGTTCTTACTGGGATTGCAAATTGGTTGGCTATTAGTGTTGGATCTACTGAGTTACAGGAGGTTGTTCAGGCTTTTCTCTCATTGAAGTTATCCAGGAAGCAGCAAGCTGGGTTCATGGCTATGGTCTACTATATTTGGAAGGAACGGAATGACCGTATCTTTAAGGGGATTTGTACTACTCCTGAGATGCTCTGCTTTAAAATTCGTTCTCATGTAAAGTTGCGTCTGTTTGGTTCTTAG